GAGTACGACCGCTTCGGCTACGAGTTCCGCGAGCCGCCGGCCGAGCGGATCCACAGGCTCGGCGAGACGATCGAGATTCTGCGGGGTCTGTGGACGAACGAGACGTACAGCCACGACGGGGAGTATCTCGACGTCGGCCTCGAGCGCGCGTTCTGCGAACCCCAACCCGTGCAGGACCCGCACCCGCCGATCTGGATCGGCGGCGGGGGCGAGGACGTGACCCTCCCCTACGCCGCCGAACTGGCCGACGGCTGGAACTACGGCACCCTCGAGCCCGAGGGATTCGAAGGGAAACTCGAGGTTCTACGCGAGCACTGCGGGGACGACCAGCGGTACGACGAGATCACGAAGTCCGCTGAACTATTCGCGTTCGTCGGCGAGACGACCGACGAGGCCGAGAAGAAGCGCGAGCAGTTCCGCACCGAGTTTCTGCCGGACGAACCCGAGGAGCCCCGGGAGTTCTTCCTCGCGGGCTACCTCGAGACGGCGCCGACCGGGACGCCGGCCGACGTCCGCGAGTCGCTGGCTGCGTACGCCGACGCCGGGATCGAGGAAGTCATGCTCGTGGTTCCCGACGCGGCCGAGTCCGAAGACGAGAGTCTGGCGCTGCTGGCCGAGGAACTGGCACTCGAGTAGCGCAGCCTTGGACTTCTGCGTCCGGATGCCGGAATCCAATTCCTTATTCGGGAGTACGTCCACGTCACGACCTGCCATGGTCGACAGTCCGTTCGACGTCGAAATCCGCGTCGGCGAGGTGCTCGAGGCGGAATCGTTCGAGGAGGCGAACAAGCCGAAGATGACCAAGCTGTGGATCGACCTCGGCGAGCACGGCGAGGTACAGTCCGCCGCGCAGTTGGACCACCACTACGAACCCGAGGAACTCGAGGGACGGCAGGTGCTGTGTGCGACGAACCTCGGCGAGGTTCGGATTGCCGGGTTCAAATCCGAGGCGCTGACGGTCGGCGTCCCGGACGACGACGAGTTCCCCGTCCTCGTCGAACCGGAACAGGACGTGCCGCTCGGCGGACTGCTGTTTTAACGTTCCCTGCGACGGCGCGCAACGCCGTCGTACCGTGGACGCGCAGCGCCCGAGTCGCTACACCGTGGCCCGATCGGACCGATCGCCGTACCGGGCGGCCGATGCTGATTACTACTCGATATGTGCTGTGAGTGCGAGCGATCTGTAAGCGTAGATTCTCGTTTTCCCACCTTGACCGGGAAGATCTCGAGCTATAGTTCCGATTACAGATAATTCTCCGGCAAGAATACTTATGGCACCGAGGTCCCCTCTCTGGACCATGTCACAGCAAGGGCAGGCGACGGGCGGCGCCGGCGCTCCACAGCGCACGTCGTTCGACCGGGCGAGCGTCGATCGAGTCAAGGAGTTCGTCGGCTTCGGTCCCGAGGACGAGCGCCGCCTCGAGGAGCAGGCACACCTCTTCGAGCGGGTCAGCGACGACCTCGCGGACGAGTACTACGAGAACGTTCGGTCCCGCCGAAAGCTCGATGAGGCGTTCGCCGCGTCGGAGCTCAGCGGAGCGGAGTTCAAACGGGCGCACCGACAGTACCTCGAGGCGTTCGGCGACGGCGACTACGGCCCCGCCTTCTTCGAGCGCCGGGCCGAGTTCGCCCCTGCGGATCTGTTCGTCGAGCCCGGACTCAACGAGTACGTCGGCTCGTACATGGTGTACTACGAGCGGCTGCTCGAGGAGATCGCCGACGAGGTGACGGCGGAGTATACACCGGACGCGGCCGCCGAGGAGGATGCGGCGGATGGAGCGGCAAACGCAGAGACGGACACCGCAGCGGCTGTCGAGGCCGCCGTCGACGAAACCGTCGAGCGAACCCTCTCGACGCTCCGGCTGGCCGTGCTGGACCAGCAGTTCGTCATCGGCTCGAAGGTCGACGACTTCATGGAGCAACTCGCCTCGATGACCCAACGACGGAAGTCCGTCCGCGAGGACCTCGAGGACACCGTCGAGGAACTCGAGGACTACGCGGAGCGGATCGGTGACGGCACGGAGACGATCGACGACGTCGCGACCGAGCAGTCGTCGTCGACGGCCGAAATCGCCAGCGAGATGTCGAACCTCAGCGCGACCGTCGAGGAAATCGCCTCGAACACGGAGGAGGTCAGCGCGACCGCCGAGCGCGCCGAGGAGATCGCCGGCGAGACGACCGACACCGCCGAACGGGCGATCGACAAGATGGAGGGCGTCCGGGAGGCGGCCGACGAGGTTACCGAAGACGTCGAGGATCTCCGGGAGGGCGTCCAGCGCATCGACGAGATCGTCGACGTGATCAACGATATCGCCGACCAGACCAATCTGCTCGCGCTGAACGCCTCGATCGAGGCTGCGACCGCCGGCGAGGCCGGCGACGGGTTCGCCGTCGTCGCGGACGAGGTCAAGAATCTGGCCGAGGAATCCCAAGAGGAAGCGGCCACCATCGAGCGGATGGTCAACCAGATCCAGGAGGACACACAGGAGACCGTCGAAAGCCTCGAGGACGCCAACGAGGAGATCGACGACGGCGTCGACCTAGTCGAGGACACCGTCGAGAACCTCGGGGAGATCGAGACCGCCGTCAGCGAGGCGGCCTCGGGGGTCGACGAGGTCGCGACCGCGACGGACGACCAGGCCGCGAGCACCGAGGAAATCGCCGGCATGGCCGACGAGGTGATGGCGAACGCCGATCAGGTCGCGGCCGAGGTCGAGTCGCTGGCCGAAGTGAGCGAGGACGTCGAGCAGCAGGTGCAGGTCGTGACGGAAATGGTCGACCGGCTCGCGGACGTGCAGCAAACCGAAGACGTCTGAGACCGGCCCGCGAGGCCGGGCGCCGGGG
This portion of the Halopiger aswanensis genome encodes:
- a CDS encoding globin-coupled sensor protein, translated to MSQQGQATGGAGAPQRTSFDRASVDRVKEFVGFGPEDERRLEEQAHLFERVSDDLADEYYENVRSRRKLDEAFAASELSGAEFKRAHRQYLEAFGDGDYGPAFFERRAEFAPADLFVEPGLNEYVGSYMVYYERLLEEIADEVTAEYTPDAAAEEDAADGAANAETDTAAAVEAAVDETVERTLSTLRLAVLDQQFVIGSKVDDFMEQLASMTQRRKSVREDLEDTVEELEDYAERIGDGTETIDDVATEQSSSTAEIASEMSNLSATVEEIASNTEEVSATAERAEEIAGETTDTAERAIDKMEGVREAADEVTEDVEDLREGVQRIDEIVDVINDIADQTNLLALNASIEAATAGEAGDGFAVVADEVKNLAEESQEEAATIERMVNQIQEDTQETVESLEDANEEIDDGVDLVEDTVENLGEIETAVSEAASGVDEVATATDDQAASTEEIAGMADEVMANADQVAAEVESLAEVSEDVEQQVQVVTEMVDRLADVQQTEDV
- a CDS encoding TIGR03560 family F420-dependent LLM class oxidoreductase — its product is MSASALELDVGLVLPQYGTDVATVRETAREAERLGYRSVWLEDHFQSWIGDRRRATHECWTTLSALAEATEEIRLGTLVTCQSYRHPALLAKMAATVDRLSEGRLELGLGAGWYADEYDRFGYEFREPPAERIHRLGETIEILRGLWTNETYSHDGEYLDVGLERAFCEPQPVQDPHPPIWIGGGGEDVTLPYAAELADGWNYGTLEPEGFEGKLEVLREHCGDDQRYDEITKSAELFAFVGETTDEAEKKREQFRTEFLPDEPEEPREFFLAGYLETAPTGTPADVRESLAAYADAGIEEVMLVVPDAAESEDESLALLAEELALE
- a CDS encoding tRNA-binding protein, translating into MVDSPFDVEIRVGEVLEAESFEEANKPKMTKLWIDLGEHGEVQSAAQLDHHYEPEELEGRQVLCATNLGEVRIAGFKSEALTVGVPDDDEFPVLVEPEQDVPLGGLLF